The nucleotide sequence GGTTTCAGCAACGTGAGTCGGTAATCCTCTTGATTGCGCACGATTCGGACAATCGTATAAACGATCGTCAAAAATCAGGTTATGAACGGAGGGTTATGCGAAGAGAGACAACATTCGATAGAAATATTTCACGCGTACAATTTTTATTTGGTGCAAATATAATAACAAAACGGGTACACACAGCCGCGTGTCGTACTCGACAAAACTATAAAAGGCAGATAAAAAAGGACGAGTCGTACACTTTGAATGAGTATATGGGTGATGGAAGAGTGTGTTCAGGACAAGTAACGCAGATACGTAAAAATTCCGTTTCCCTCCTCTTTCACACACATACCTTCATATGTAGATACATACCTACAGACATGCATAAGTACAGATACGATGATGATATGGGAGAGTGTGACACTCTCTTCAAAAAGTGAACCTCGTCTCAACTGAGCACTTTGCCCTACGTCCTACGAAGGCGAATGAAAGATAGACATGACGACGACGTTATACCCGCAAAAAGAATAAGGTCGGCTGTATTACGCTGACGGGTATTATGCATTGGGTATTATGTATATTGACCACTGTCATCTTGGAGGCGTGATTTAATGTCAGTAACGTCATTGTAGGATTCCGCGTCATTTAGGATTCCGCGAGGAATACCAAGGAAAGCATCAAGGACAACGCTGTGCATCAAAACACTGTTTcacaacacatttttttttcatgccatTCTTTgagcgaaagaaagaagcaACAAACAGCAAATAAATAAGACAGGACTACAGTGACTTCATCCCGTTTGGTAAGGGGATACAGGGGAGGCTTCATACGTCAGTCGACCGCGGAAACCGGACGTACGCGCGATTCGACGTCTAACTGCTCCGGACCGTGGAGATAATCGTCGGCGAAATGCAACCGTCCGTTGCTCACACCCAGCATCATGCTACTCCGGAAGAACCGCTTCGCTTCTTCGACTTCGTCTTCGGTTACCATGAATGGCTCCCACTCCTGCTCCTGATCCTTAAGAATCATGCGCTCCATTTCCTCCAGATGACGGCGACGAAAGAACCCAACCTGTCGTATAACAATCAATGACACCATCAGGCAGCACATATAAGAGACCTTTAAAGAATCGTAAGCGCCCTGCGACTCCGTATCGCGGCTGGCCAATCACAGCGCAGCACGCGTTTTACGCTTGCGTTTTAAAACGACTCCCTAAGCGTGAAAGGGCATAAAACTGAAACAAATGGGTATGTCTCTGCTTTCTGTCACTCCTATACTTTCAGTTTCGCTCTTTAAGTGATACAGAGTAGCCAGCATCCACGTAGATGGAGCCACTTTCTTCATCTATTTATTTTCACTCGTCCACTCCACTCGTCGACCCGGAGCAGGATTTCTTGCTCCTCTGCGGAGAATGCCTGTTCCACTGGTCTATCCGAATCAGGGGCTGATTTTTCAGAGGAAGGGGTCCGGTCATAGACAGCATGATAGATACGCGTTCTAGGTTCAGTTGAACACTATGTGAACGCAGAAATTcaggagggggtcaggacatccgggcccccctctagatccgcccctgatccGGATCCGATTCGCGTGTTTCGCTGGTCGTTTCAGATCAAGTCCCTCCGCGACGGAGCGCTCTTTCTTGCGCTGCCGAGAAAGCTTGGATTCAGTCGGATCTCCAACGACGCACTGTCGTTACTTCCAGCACTTTCTAGGCGTGGGCACAGCGAGCGCTGTGGGTGACTACTGCCTCCGTGCTCTTTAAGGGAGCTCGATCAGTCTTCGCTGGTGGATTCGGTATCTCGGCGTTGTTGCTCTACAACGGATTCAAGTGTTTCCTCCAAATCGACTTGATGAATTTGTCGTCCGGTCTTCGTTTGAAATACAAGCACTAGTCAGCTTCCTGGTCTTACATTCATTTCCACAAATGACGAACTTTACTGGTCGATCTGAAGTGAGCATAGAACAAGAAAATCTAGCACAAAGGGACCTAGTCTGAATCTactagcgaaaaaaaaaagggggggaaataCGCTCCTACCAAGAGCCTGGAGGAAGTGGTCACTCACATCCGGGAAACCCAACGCTCGCTCTTATCCGGCTTCGCAAGATCCGGGTGTGGCGATGGTGCTGCATTGGAGTTCCTGCTCAGTCCGGGCTTTCCCGGCGGAACTATAAAAGCGCACCAGTTGATCTGGAACAACTAGCAACACACGCTCCGGATTGACCAGTGTAACACGCTCTGTCCGGCTTGGAGCAcggtgatgatggtgattttgttgttgttgttgttgttgatgatgatgatgatgatcatgaaaCGGGGCTGGAAGTCAAGGCAAAATCGGGCTgcgacatgaagcgcaaaaaaagttgctccataCCGACTCCTGGGGCCGGTAATTAGTAATGGGGTTCCTGTAAGATCGGTTGCGTGTTTTATGCTGCGCGCTTCTAAATGGCGGACATCTCTTCGGAAACACAGTATAGGCCTCCAATAGAGAGAGGGCGCCGACAAGCTTGTTCAtgatgacaaggatgcaacccgaggcagggaaCTAAGCAACAGACAACAATTAAACAACATTAAATTTTGTTGCTGTGTCTCaggaaattgttgtctgttgtttatttccctgccTGTGGTTGCATCCTTGTCATAGGCCTCCAATTTGAGACTACAGGTGTCATGTCGTATCCATTGAAAATTCGGTTACCGCATCGATTACTTTCAACTTGAAGAGCTAAACAATTTTACAGGAGAAAATCAATAACCTTAGGGAAAGAGGTTCGCTTCTACTAGGTTCGGATATGCACGGTGCTTCACctgacgtgaaaaaaaaaaatcgtgttaAGAAATCTACTCTACTTGTGTGAACTATATATGCGGccaacgctatttatctcggAGGAGATTTCCCCCTTCTGTGCACTTTTATGAAATTTAATTCTCGAGAAATTGAAATTGTGCCAATTGAACCCCGAAATTTGCCAGGTCCATCTCGcgcgtttgtttctttttttctttttcacggaaCCACAAGGCGCATGCTGGATTTACCCCAATTCTATTGCAAAATACGTTAACTACTACAATGGGAACAGACGAAAAAAAGCGAAAATTATCGTTTCGAGGCGCGCAAATTGCCGGCCGCGCTCAGGTCTCCCAAAGAAGCGATGCGAGGAGGTCATGCACCTGCCCAAGTTATCGCAAAgaagagcgagaaggaaacaggaaaggGGTGGGTGACCATTTTTCTTCCGCCGCATCTGACATTAATTTGACGAAGAACGTGCGCACCTCTAAAAGACGTTTTATGCAATTTTTGTTTCAGTCGTTACCAAAGCACTAGTGAATGCACTTCACAATGATGTGGGTGAAATCCAACGTGCGCCTTCTGTTTGCGTGAAGAAAGAAACGTAAAGTCGACTTGGCAGATGTCGGATATAAATTGGAAAAGTTTTACAGGAATCAACTTTGATAAAAGTGCAGAGAAGTCATGGCGAAATCTTCCCCGAGATAAACAGCGTGTTCGCTATAGCGCTCAGACAACGGTAGATTTTAATGCGATTTATGTTTCACCCTGTATACGAGATTATTTTTATGAtgattattattgttgttattattgttgttgtacatGTTGATATCGGGCTCGCGACTTCTTTACCCATGCAATTCTCATTACTTATGAGTTTGAGTTGGCTTTTGGAAACCCTGGAGGTACACGCTCAATCAGCATGGATGCCGCCGTTTAATAGAAATGAGATTGCGCATGCTCGCGCTTAGTAGTAATCGATTCAATCGACTCtgacaaacaaaagaaaaaagtttgtgATCGCAGAATAGTTTTCTCGTGTCAAATATCGCTCAAAGTTTTCGCGTGCCCACAGAATTCAAGAATTTTGCAATTCGGGAAATTGGCAAAAatggcatctttttttttcttttttttgcgaggAGATAATTTTTCCGGATTAGGGTCCCTTTGAAGTGACTCACAGTGTTCAAGCACAACAGTATTGTAAAATTTTACGCACATGAATCAGGGTTGCTAACATCACAGAAAAGGCGACAAGACCACCGGCCACACTGCCACCAATAACCCAGAGAGGGAATGGTTTGCTGGCAGGAATTCCCTGTCTCTGCAGTATAGTGATTGCCTgaaaaaacacacacgcacatgagAGATAACATGTAAGGCACCACGTTGAGCTCCAGATGAAATTGCGCGCTATTTTGCTGTAAGTCGTCGTGACGTACCCTCAGATCTCGTCAGAATAATCTGAATCCTATACATCAGATTCTCTGCATGTCAAATGTTTCGATTGTCGTCATCTTGGAAAAAATCGAGtggaaaaatcctgggaacgcccatgttGGAACCACTTTGGTGGGTACAATTCGGTCGGGAGCACCGTGGGCGAGTTAAGGCGGCCTCATTTCCTAAGAAAGTCCgtggggaatttttgttcgcagggttctcgtgaacttcgctaaatttctacaggaAACAGGCACAGGCGTGTTCTcctcgagtttatctagggaatgacgtGGTTTTGAAGGCTCGACCGCAACCGCAAcccacgctttctctctccGTCTCCTTCTCGAGAAGCGCGGCAACGCTGAGAGGCGTCGGATTGATCTCCTCAAACGATCCGCCgcggtgatttttttttaaattccgtgttagcgccgcgaagcaactgtggctatgagcggcgtagagatgtggacagatggagagaggacagcaggaaggagtgggggacaggggggccCGCGGTGATTGGACGAATgatttgcggagaccaatgacagCGCACTCCGCATCGTCAGGCTCTTGAGAAAGGGATGGAGAAGGAAACGTAAATTGCTGTTGCTCTCGCTTATGAGTCAGGCGAACGACAGAGCTGAttaatcccgttccttttgcgttGTTCTCAACGTAATGGCGCCATTCATtctgcgaggagaaattttcgCACTTTAGTTGCCATTTAATTGCatttgttgatttttttttcatttcccaCAAGAAATTTCAACAcggaattcacgactttaatttTCTCACCGAAGCTTCTTTTGTACGGTTCTCATCGTGAACGAAATGCACGTCGTCCAAGATGTTGATTCGCCCTTCCGTACCGACAGCAAAAGCGTACAAGATGCCCTGCAAGAAACGAACGGAAGAGGTGTTACGCAAAATCCAGAACAGTCGTATTCTGCTAAATTACGACTGCAGCAGGTTGCTTTCGTGACAGAGTGTCGGACGTGTTAGCAACCTCGGTGCGTGCCACCGCTTTGAAGAAATAGAGCTGCAGGTACCAACTAAAGGAACCAAATAGCTCCAGACATCGCACAgttatgaagaagaagaagataggaaaaggaacaaaaaatGGTACAAAACAACCGAGCACCAACgccaacagcaactttattttgagatgatgaatgaggaggaACACAATTCATCGTACCACACGCTCGTACCTAATATATTAATGAATGATACGATCCTCCCTCTGGCTCGTGGAAAGATGGaagggtacgcctttttgtgacagtttgcGTACACGCTAATGATCAGATATAGGCGTGTAAGCCCCCTTTTCCTCTCTGAATCGGAAATGATGAAGATGCCATTTTCGGCAGAGGTCGTCCTCAAGCATGTTATGCCCAGGTGATTAAGTTATCTTCTGtttccttcttttctcttttttcattttttgttgttgttgtttcagagTGTAGGGTACAAACATAACAACGTTTGGCTCTCCAGTCCTTCAAACTCACCGCTTGCTTTGTAAACTCCGGCATGTCGAAAAGCAGTGTAACGGTGACCAGGGCTACCCTCGCTCGCATTGGCAGGAATGGGCCCAATGTGCATTTGATCTCTAGACAGTAGGATGTGATGCAGTTCTGAAACGCAGTTATGACACGACATGTATGAGGCTACGTGGACAGTAATACAGGGCACCGTTTCGAAGTGCGCAATCATGACAACAACAATATGCATGACGATaagatgaggtgtttcaccgcaatacttgcgatactctacctcagtgcatgtgggtagACGAAAGGGATGGCAATGAAGGATCCATACATAATGCAGCACAATGAAGTCCTATAGGTAAGATTTCCGCACTCATGCACAAGTCAGTGATGCTGAAGAGCTCAAGCAGagcgcaggggcggatccagaccctcggtttggggggggggggggggaagcggttgctttgtcggagcgcgtagcgGGGGCGAGGAGAGGGGGAAATCCAATGTAGAAACTGACGTTTTTGGGGGCGTTCGCCCCCCCCttttggatccgccactggcaGAGCGTGACGTCCATGTGTCGTTTACCGTCTTATCCCACTTAGCCGCGTCCTTTTGTTGCAGTTTTTACTTTACTTTGTTGTGTTGCATTTACAAGCTacaacctaaaaaaaaaaaacaagaccgGCAACATAACTTGCGTGTCTGCTGCTTAACGACACCTTTAAAATACAGCATCTGAAGTAGGATAGGCGACATGATATAAGCATAGATGGCGCTTCGAACATTTCTTTTTTGCCGCGCGATATGAGCATTCtaccttcaggaactgtcacacAAAGTGTTTCCTTTGGAAAGCGCCAATTTTTCTGAGAAAATTTGTTTGCAACAAAGTGCGCAGAGGGGTGGCGATCTCGCCCAGTTACTCCtcgcgtgtggtgacgtcaggtcAGCGGAGCACTTCTTATTGGCTGCGGGGAATCGTCTGCTGGCGAGAACGACCGCTCGAGACGCCCGAGAGGCGGCGCGAAATGCAACTGCAAAAAGACGCGCTCGCCTTACTATTGGGCAGAAGACATGACGTCACAGACTGGTAGCAAAGGAAAGGAGCTTTTCAGATCCGCGAGATCGAAAGCTAACACGCACACCAAGATTGCGCACTGCACTCGTATTGTTCGCGCGAATATATATACCAGGACTCGTAACCTTATTAATGCCTCAACATTATAGTCCTCGctacgcaagaatcgcggcCTGGTCTGTCTGTCCGCACGGCGCGGTGCGCATGCacggtgagtggagagggaaagAAACGGCGTGTGGAGAGTGCGACGCGGCCACGGCGTCGGCACTCCGTAGTGTAGCTGTGGTGGCCGATaggttcagacgtgtctgcatgggcgcgccatgggttatgaaagctgcgcgaaggagcggcggcgaaagaaggttGAGGTTGCCGACAAGCTGAACCGGAGTAAGCGCAACAGGCTCGTTTGGCTGtgaatgctgtcttgcgttagcgttgtgtagggccGTGTAAAGGGCtgtgtagcgtttgtgaagagtcgttgaagggttgtgtagcgctGTGAAGGGGAGTCcccaaatgtttttttttttttgttttaatgCTAACGTATTTCCGTTACAGGTTCCATCCACCGATGGAGCTACCATTTTTTTCTACTCCTTatgacatttttattttttatttatttctttcgGGTCCTTCCATGCGCTCGTTTTACACAAAACGTTTCATTAGAGTAGCCATACCAGTTTCCATTGTCCGCCAAATGTTACAGAAATGTGTCATAAAGGTCGCATCAAGTCTCTCCGCCAAGTTTGACGAGCTTTGCCATTTTTTAAAGGGTGGAGTTTGATGTATATATGGATATTTCTTGTAATCACAGTATCCCTTATCTCTTCAAGCACACCTTGCACAACATACGAAACACAATACAAATAATAGGTATGCAGAACTAGTGCGTGACCCGTTAACTAACCGAAAGGCACTGTCAAATGCGTTGACCCGCTAACTATGAATGATTGGCTGGATTAGGCAATATTTCAAAGGACAATACCAGAGGAGCTACGTTGTAGTAGTTGATCCGCGAAAGTTCCTCCATCAGTAACGCTGACTGTTCTGGGTACGGTGACTTTACCGTATCCTCCGACCTGTGAACTCTGCTAGGAGGAATAGGGTTCGGTGTCGATTGCGATGGTACATCTGCATCCGTGGCAGAGTCCTCCGTCCCCCTGAAGTAATCGGCGACACGTCGACATGTGCCAGACACGAAGGTGTCACCGGACTGAACCTTTTCATAAAGTAGTCATTAGTTGTCATGTTTTTTCGTCCTGTGGCAGACCAGGGCTTAAGGCTTATACCTTAATGTTCTGTACCGTGACGAAAGGAGTTGCGGATTCGTTGAAAGTTCGAGGCACGTGAAGCGTAAGTTCCACAGCGTTGATCGGGCTTGCGAAGTACTTCGTGATCTAAACAGGGAGGGATAAGTTCCTCCGGTTCCATCGTCATTCCACAGCACTTACAATGACGTTGTGCTCCATCAAAATTCTTTTCGTCCTAGCGTTGTAATCTACGACGGTGGGATTGGCAATGCTGAAAGAAGATATGATAGTGCGTCTAGTTGCAAAGAACTACGAAAGTTATGACAGGGAGTTGTCAGTGTAACTCATCATGTCCTCACCCCGCGATGGCAACGTCCGCTTCATGGATAAACCGAAGTTCACTGGAGAAGACATTGTCCTTGAGATCAATATCTTCGCTTGTTGTCGTCGCATTAATATTCATTGTGAATGTTTTCAGTACATGGCTCACGTCCAGTTTTAAAGAAAACGACTCCTGCATGGTGAAAGAAGTAGACAACGCATATGAAGACATACTTCCTAAGACACACAGCAAATCAGAGGCATCATATCTTAACGTGGATGTAATGGCGCTAGTGGGATGGTTGGCGGACACCGAAGACTATGCGCGAGAGCACGGCCTCAGTGATTCTTCTGGCTGAGTCGTCTGGAAGCACAGCTCCCAACATGAATTGTCTGGTCCCTATTTCTTTTTATTAAACTGTTGCTATACCATGCATATCTGCTATGTCAGTGGAGATGTAGCGCAATTACAGTTTTTGCAGTTATACGTATATACTCCTCGTGTAACCACACTTAATCCCTGTACCATAGACTTTAATCTTTGATCCGCCACTTTTAATCGCTGTTCCATGGAATTTAATTCTGGTGCCACCACTTTTAATCATTGTACCGTGGGATTTAATCTAAAATTATTGCACTCTTTCTGCATTCATCTCATGCGTTCATAAACAATAATAAACCAACATTACTTTAGTAGTCCCCTTACAGTGCGACGTTCGAGCGCGAAAATCTTTTCTCAGGATTAAATTCACTCTCTTTAGGCGTTGTTAAGCTacattcccccctcccccctgtgttgtgttttttatgctgtcttagcgccgcgaagcaaatgtggctgTGAGCGCCGTATAGACGAGGAACAGAGGGTGAGAGGATACGAGGAAGGTATTGGGGACACGGGTGGGTGTGCGTGTTGTGTATATTAATCAATGCTACAGTATTATCGCGAGAGAAAGAGAGCTACGGGTGATGTCATGAGTGCTCCAGTGACGTTAACACAGAAAGGATTCCAGAACTTTGGATTAAATCCCACGATACAAAGATTaaaaaggtgttgtgacagttggCTTCCAGTTTTCCCAGATAAATACGAAAAACTAGTCTGTCACCCGACATCATCCCATATTCAATTTTTCAGGTCCATGACGTGAGCAGGTACGAAGAAAAAAACGGCCCCGAAGAAGCGACATCGGTGACGTCACTCAGGAGCAACGAGGGAAGACGCGCGTCTCCCACGCCAAATGGGGGAGAGGGGTCCGTGAGGTCACAGCGTGGGACGTCGTTTTGTGGCTGCGCCTATTTTCGGAACCAATCTAGCgagaggaattttttttttcttacgatgcactaaaagtcACTACTACACGACAAAAATTCGGTGGAGGAAGGCAGAGAGGGTTTGACGGGCTACACGAATGAAAGTCTTTGGTTGGCAGTCAGTGCTTTGTGTCGTCTCGTTGTCGTCCCTTTAGTGATTTTCCCCTTGCACTGGAGGTTTTATGGATTTTTAGAAAATTGGAACTCGTGTATCATGTACTATAGGCCTTAGCTTGAAGGAGCAGTGAAATGACATTTAGCATTGTCCCAAACCCTGCTTCCTTCATCAAGATGTTTATCAGAAGCCACTACGCAAAGTATTGTCCTTGAACTGTGACTTATCACTGttcaattcaatttacaaaacGTCCTAAAAAGGTTGCAAGTGAGGAAAGGAGTGCATAGAGGATGTACAGATGAAAAACCCCTCTCGTATGCTAGAGGTGAGCTAGGGTtaccgtttatttatttatttatcagtCATACCCAACTGCTCCACATCAGTGGAATTACGGTGGGGAGAGTGCAGTACCACAACATGAAGTGCTAACAAAATACAATAACACGTAGTACGCACTGAGCCAACAGACGCATTGAGCCAAAAGCATGTATAGCGTGATATCACACCAATGACACCGATTTGATAAGTATACAACATCTAACAAAAGTGTATGCCCTTActccgaaaagaaagaaaccagTTTTTGTGAAAACAGAGTACCCAAGTTTGAGAGGACACGGTCACGTGGAAGGCTGTTCCAATGTGGTATTGAGCGAACAAAAAATGAATTTTGAAACACAGAGGTGCGAAAAGATATGGTTCAATTTTACATTTGTGATCTTGTCGATCGGAAATGAAGTTGAGGGCAGCAAATAAAGGTCACGCGAAATAGCGATGGTACCATGATAAATATCGTAAAACCGACCTTGCTCAAGGGCGCGTGTTATTTCTTGCTAAAAAATACAAAAGGGAATAAATAAGGAGACTACAGTAGAAACTAAAAAGAGCATGTTGAAGAGTACTGAGCAGCGAAGCCCGCTGCATTTCTCCAAGGTACCACCCAGTCGGCAAGTCCTGAAAAGTATCTGACTCTCTGAATATCCTACAAATATCTAACAGCAGCGTTCAATGCCGGGACAACATCTAGGGCAAGATTTGCCCCCACAGGCAAGAGCTCTGACCTGGGGCAAGAGCTTTAAGTCTTTTAACAAAGAAAATTAAAATCCTCGTGGGACTGCTACGGGGATTACAGGTCATGCAAGCCATGTTACTGTCAGCCAAAAGTAAGCGGGCATAGCAAGTAGTGAAGGACAAGATGAAACGCCAAATGCCACGAGGCTTGACGTACCGTCATTCCTGGCCGTAACGGATTTCCCGCGTCGCAAACAATCTCCGTGACCTCTGATAGGCCATCTTGTACGACACTGCAGCTGCCTTTGTTAATGATGCGAACTCTCGATGCAACGCTGATCACAGCGCGTGCCAAGTATGCTGGGTCTACGAAGTCCTTGTTGCGCACTTGCACTCTTAAAGTGACTGGCGTCTGCTCGCCCACGACGAaaaagtttcggtttctgtaaaaaaaaatcgagcGAAACCAATATCAATACATATTACGTCATTTGCCGTACAATCAATGGCGATATTGTCATGGAATTCAGGACGATAGAAAAGAAATGGCTCGTTGGAATAACTGACTTGCTTCGGGAGACCGTCACGTCCAGCTCCAGGTCCGACCTGCAAACGTCATGTTTTCGACATTCCTTCTTAAATGGAATCTGCATTTAGAAAAATAGAAGTAAAGATTATATGACATGACAGAGTATAATAGCAGGCATAATACTACAATCCTTGAGCAATAGTCGATAAGGACCTCGTATATCCTATAAGGATATAACCGTACAAACCGTTTCGGTAGTTGTCAGTGGTCGGTCGGGATCCCGCACAGGGCAGTTAGGGCACCATTTGCCGTTTGATGGATCGATGAGGTCGAAAGACAAGCGCACGTCAAAGGGCGTTAGCTCATCCACAAATGGGCTCTGCGAAGAAGGTTTGTCGC is from Ornithodoros turicata isolate Travis chromosome 8, ASM3712646v1, whole genome shotgun sequence and encodes:
- the LOC135366608 gene encoding integrin alpha-V-like — protein: MRFTKKVYMHSPFVDELTPFDVRLSFDLIDPSNGKWCPNCPVRDPDRPLTTTETIPFKKECRKHDVCRSDLELDVTVSRSKNRNFFVVGEQTPVTLRVQVRNKDFVDPAYLARAVISVASRVRIINKGSCSVVQDGLSEVTEIVCDAGNPLRPGMTESFSLKLDVSHVLKTFTMNINATTTSEDIDLKDNVFSSELRFIHEADVAIAGIANPTVVDYNARTKRILMEHNVIITKYFASPINAVELTLHVPRTFNESATPFVTVQNIKVQSGDTFVSGTCRRVADYFRGTEDSATDADVPSQSTPNPIPPSRVHRSEDTVKSPYPEQSALLMEELSRINYYNVAPLNCITSYCLEIKCTLGPFLPMRARVALVTVTLLFDMPEFTKQAGILYAFAVGTEGRINILDDVHFVHDENRTKEASAITILQRQGIPASKPFPLWVIGGSVAGGLVAFSVMLATLIHVGFFRRRHLEEMERMILKDQEQEWEPFMVTEDEVEEAKRFFRSSMMLGVSNGRLHFADDYLHGPEQLDVESRVRPVSAVD